The proteins below come from a single Crossiella sp. CA-258035 genomic window:
- a CDS encoding ATP-binding protein — MTTLKGFRCWTAESVRSTVYSDIGALPSDADALFLAAHTPMVLSHLSGVEIAEGDGSERDVLRALRAGLGDANRNTLIAVTGESGAGKSHVVRWVHAHWPADLANCHVLYVPRAVQTIRDLLRSIVDGLPTAGGSELLARVENAVAGTSPEQLRDRLLEETRFALTWTLETEQGHPNETNDERNVRIERNMLLGEPDANGKRRHGLADLLQVTKVNETLLQPGGTLDVIVNSLLDKVSRRDTVEFQRSDLPLGKPGVRSAVAKFDELAELWDIVSHEPQQALEVLNQAVQRGLSAAIGLRAPDGENLDDLFREARQTLRRQGRELVLLFEDLAQFGLIGGELYDQLATQPDEDMAPLRAVFAVTDGPFKKIVRTVGTRITHQFAVSEDALPQREAFIARYLNLVRLGNDRVDALWRRADRDDDTWLPNACDSGPDGAPCPMRSRCHAGFGAVEIDGLGQVGLYPYNEAALKRALERPTTPDKPRTPRSDINECVSDTLIEAYAHLGRGTFPHERAFTRFDHQHKLPKSALLNGRTGEEGDRYFRAAVLWGAEQHPNSVVLEAFGLADKSGSDPVEQARPVVVAKPVSRTQAGAVPTNSPPQKPSLPSPLQSLFQWETGSQLSERDVKMYRPILYTLVLMRLDLERDLVHRRSSGLIDDLFGNYFKQTSFYFGPDAYGQRAGEGSITFTLERCSEDVNVLAAAKWYVDHGHWDRYSGNWDWPRGLEPHDLMLSLETRLDDWAEQVRAGFLAKVRVKELARAAVGVRAIALMCCGEDPRNLTTLRDALAEAVTLDIADGWEDAAVAARALLDHHVLTDIVAGFASARQGTGEPQLLDFVTLETDLHDAVTTPTAFLESVAEDMQAIAPQLAKDAKGLLTAIQQSGAEFMESVIEAQATLADTLEGAKPRAVVAPAEELARQAVKSGFFRPADGKNAFLSALEVLRSTPDRLPLTWRPSAGVDFLDSAVRVQSWAGATIRAAVAMRVVRDAVARTEEECRRNTPESSDVEELEQRVRTELDNLSQSLQALSNEAGAVDV; from the coding sequence CCATGTCGTGCGCTGGGTACATGCTCATTGGCCTGCGGACCTGGCCAACTGCCACGTCTTGTACGTGCCCCGCGCTGTACAGACCATTCGCGACCTTCTCCGTAGCATCGTCGATGGGCTGCCCACCGCCGGCGGCAGCGAGCTCTTGGCCCGGGTGGAGAACGCGGTTGCCGGAACTAGCCCGGAGCAGTTGCGCGACCGACTGCTGGAGGAAACGCGGTTTGCTCTCACCTGGACACTCGAAACAGAACAAGGCCATCCGAACGAGACGAACGACGAGCGTAACGTCCGCATCGAACGCAACATGTTGCTGGGTGAGCCAGATGCCAACGGCAAACGCAGACATGGACTGGCCGATCTGCTGCAGGTGACCAAGGTCAACGAAACGCTCCTGCAGCCCGGCGGAACCCTTGACGTCATCGTCAACTCGTTGCTGGACAAGGTATCCCGACGCGACACAGTTGAGTTCCAGCGCAGCGACCTCCCGCTGGGCAAGCCTGGCGTCCGCAGCGCGGTCGCCAAGTTCGATGAACTGGCCGAACTGTGGGACATTGTCTCCCACGAGCCGCAGCAAGCGCTGGAAGTGCTCAACCAGGCCGTCCAACGTGGTTTGTCCGCGGCCATTGGGCTGCGTGCGCCCGATGGCGAGAACCTCGACGACCTGTTCCGCGAGGCCCGCCAAACCCTGCGCAGGCAGGGCAGGGAGTTGGTCCTGTTGTTTGAGGACCTCGCTCAGTTCGGCCTTATCGGCGGTGAGTTGTACGACCAGCTCGCCACCCAGCCAGACGAGGACATGGCGCCGTTGAGGGCCGTCTTCGCTGTCACGGACGGCCCGTTCAAGAAGATCGTCCGTACGGTCGGCACCCGGATCACCCACCAGTTCGCGGTCTCCGAGGACGCCCTGCCACAGCGCGAGGCATTCATCGCGCGCTACCTCAACCTGGTGCGGTTGGGCAATGACCGAGTCGACGCGTTGTGGCGCCGTGCCGATCGGGACGACGACACCTGGCTGCCCAACGCCTGCGACAGTGGTCCGGACGGCGCACCATGCCCGATGCGATCGCGCTGCCACGCCGGCTTCGGCGCCGTGGAGATCGACGGCCTGGGCCAGGTCGGTCTTTATCCGTACAACGAGGCGGCGCTGAAACGGGCACTGGAGCGACCTACTACTCCGGACAAACCCAGGACGCCGCGCAGCGACATCAACGAGTGCGTTTCCGATACCCTTATTGAGGCGTACGCGCACCTGGGGCGGGGAACCTTCCCGCATGAGCGGGCCTTCACACGGTTCGACCACCAGCACAAGCTGCCGAAGTCGGCGTTGCTCAACGGTAGGACCGGGGAGGAAGGCGATCGGTATTTCCGAGCCGCGGTATTGTGGGGTGCCGAGCAACACCCGAATTCCGTGGTGCTGGAGGCATTTGGCCTAGCGGACAAGTCCGGTTCGGATCCGGTTGAACAGGCGCGGCCTGTTGTCGTTGCGAAGCCAGTTTCACGGACCCAAGCCGGCGCGGTCCCAACGAACTCGCCACCGCAAAAGCCATCGCTGCCGAGCCCACTCCAATCGCTGTTCCAGTGGGAGACTGGATCGCAACTGTCGGAACGGGACGTCAAGATGTATCGTCCCATTCTGTACACACTGGTTCTTATGCGGCTTGACCTGGAGCGTGATCTCGTTCACCGCCGGTCGAGCGGCCTCATTGACGACCTGTTCGGCAACTACTTCAAGCAGACGTCATTCTACTTCGGTCCTGACGCCTATGGTCAGCGGGCAGGCGAGGGCAGCATCACCTTCACCCTCGAACGCTGTTCCGAGGACGTCAACGTCCTTGCTGCCGCCAAGTGGTATGTCGACCATGGGCACTGGGATCGGTACAGCGGAAACTGGGATTGGCCAAGGGGCCTCGAGCCACACGACCTCATGCTCAGCCTGGAGACCCGGCTCGACGACTGGGCCGAGCAGGTTCGCGCTGGATTTCTCGCCAAGGTGCGGGTGAAGGAGTTGGCACGGGCCGCCGTCGGAGTTCGGGCCATCGCGTTGATGTGTTGTGGGGAGGATCCACGGAATCTCACCACGCTAAGGGATGCGCTCGCCGAGGCGGTGACATTGGATATCGCCGATGGCTGGGAAGACGCGGCCGTGGCCGCCCGGGCGCTGTTGGACCACCACGTGCTCACCGACATCGTCGCCGGGTTCGCCAGCGCGCGCCAGGGCACAGGCGAGCCTCAGTTGCTCGACTTCGTCACGCTCGAGACGGACCTGCACGATGCCGTTACGACTCCGACGGCGTTCCTCGAGTCGGTAGCGGAGGACATGCAGGCAATCGCGCCGCAGTTGGCCAAAGATGCAAAGGGCTTGCTTACCGCCATTCAACAGTCTGGGGCCGAATTCATGGAATCGGTCATCGAAGCGCAGGCTACGTTGGCCGACACACTCGAGGGTGCTAAGCCTCGGGCAGTGGTGGCACCTGCGGAGGAATTGGCTAGGCAAGCAGTGAAAAGCGGGTTCTTCCGGCCCGCCGACGGAAAGAACGCGTTCTTGTCCGCCCTTGAGGTCCTCCGCAGCACTCCGGACCGCCTCCCCTTGACCTGGCGTCCGTCGGCCGGGGTCGACTTCCTCGACAGCGCCGTCCGCGTCCAGTCTTGGGCGGGTGCGACGATCCGCGCCGCCGTAGCGATGAGAGTGGTCCGCGACGCCGTGGCGCGGACCGAGGAAGAGTGCCGGCGGAACACGCCTGAATCCAGCGACGTGGAAGAACTGGAACAGCGCGTGCGAACGGAGCTGGACAACCTGAGCCAGTCGTTGCAGGCACTGAGTAATGAGGCGGGTGCTGTCGATGTCTAG
- the dpdJ gene encoding protein DpdJ: MVDEQLRRDLDALSRLELREAELLAWGAVGAEWTAKEIQQLLDETEADPDVLARLEEKALVVRTPNQGYRTRSAETVRLMATLRQAFRHERVTEGKPLVLDHRFLHRPRRRPKRDLPADKALAGARQYLDEAGEAVARAIAPPHISGFQQRSAENVLKALCGNGPAGVIVTAGTGSGKTLAFYLPLLAWLADRATKQRAPGTLALALYPRNELLKDQLRALLRHLETAAHAGAGPTLSVATWFGPTPADARSVKFVWQRKGKDYICPYLRCLQCNSDLVWRNSDISARPAREGLECTNDDCGARVDGSVLRLTRDSAQRNPAHVMLTTTESLNRQLSAPGNLVAFGVVPPPGTAGVAPLAAVLLDEVHTYEGPSGAQNAILFRRLKHRLRRDPVWVGLSATLRAPESFLARLVNLAPSTVQAVHPQPSEMEVTGAEYLVALRHNPHSRTGPLSLSIQSAMVLARCLDNPVRDPMNPALSSEGVFGSKVFVFTDKLDSTNRLYWDLCDAEGHGIPSRQPTSLAHLRSAEQSRMKADLREPEDARDETGQRWWLPDILGHELEADRSLMIGRTSSQDRGVATLAQVVVATATLEVGFDDDQVGAVIQHKAPHDAAQFLQRKGRAGRSVQTRPWTVVVLSDWGRDRQAWDAYDAMFDPELPPRTIPVENLYVLRIQAVYALLDWLAMELRYKERESTWTDLSGSAAQLFPNNASAQAATEKRQLRLQAELRQLLESGTKRSMLRRHLQHALGLGHDDLAESIVDTLLWESPRPLLVAVIPTMLRRLEDNWQGEPVGMDNGLQTRTPLRDFVPGNLFDDLLVPDVEFTVPGQRGKNETEHLPALRALREFCPGNVSRHFGVHADNKRHWIPLPTLAPGEPRRRVDVTTAYQARFVDRVDTGDTPVDVYSPVSATLEAVDRDVKDASSMTPDWEFHVSRLGSGNGIRLGRGAERLLAEMTAHLHVQGGGVRAIRFARTAHGTLWNPTAEPVQLEFGIGGAEWVPAAIGVDLHCDALEAVVKVPVEPGEPTPTERTTRLRYAVLVEADLPKTMTVFHRESLVKILVAAVLHSHAGGPGLRESEDWSIALISAAATLGIVGKAQDDATGAATWREWLTDHDVVAAVREAAAEVLAVDRSPEWVAWWRRTYTVTAAHLVLDALAACCPGIDPDEVAIDLDPEHDDRFWLSERSPGGTGQIEAFQRALAQDPNAFSRALEDTMLPSSVEIVDEQLSALLRAPSPEVSASLDALRRAWRNGHEAVSDAVLEVERVARENDIVLDGPARSTLSTRVAGPGAHPDLVSRLKSWLELRDQITDSAQLAVDPQTFGVLVAADKSIDALLHLGAETEEARRARAVSNVLWPWGTAPGSPSSLYGTVPEIAPHLIREHVRLAPDVVELSTWDEQTRVSVHALLVDLGEVVLAVRQSERDLLRSVLLDLQTRPIEVGALLVHPVTVGLRENTHSVEVRVLLREAL; this comes from the coding sequence GTGGTTGACGAACAGCTCCGACGTGATCTGGACGCGTTGTCGCGGCTGGAACTACGCGAGGCCGAGTTGCTCGCCTGGGGGGCAGTCGGGGCAGAGTGGACAGCCAAGGAGATCCAACAGCTACTCGACGAGACTGAGGCCGACCCAGACGTGCTGGCACGTCTGGAGGAGAAGGCTTTGGTGGTGCGCACGCCGAACCAGGGCTACCGCACTCGCAGTGCTGAGACGGTGCGGTTGATGGCGACGTTACGCCAAGCGTTCCGTCACGAACGGGTCACCGAAGGCAAGCCCCTCGTGCTCGATCACCGCTTCCTGCACCGGCCACGCCGGCGCCCGAAGCGGGACCTGCCTGCGGACAAGGCGCTCGCTGGCGCCCGCCAGTACCTCGATGAAGCGGGCGAGGCGGTCGCGCGGGCCATCGCGCCACCTCACATCTCCGGGTTCCAGCAGCGCAGCGCCGAGAACGTGTTGAAGGCCTTGTGCGGGAACGGCCCGGCCGGGGTGATCGTGACGGCCGGAACGGGTAGTGGGAAGACGCTGGCTTTCTACCTCCCGCTGCTGGCGTGGCTCGCCGATCGGGCAACCAAACAGCGCGCACCCGGCACGCTCGCCCTGGCTCTGTACCCACGCAATGAACTGCTCAAGGACCAACTGCGCGCTCTGCTGCGGCACCTGGAGACCGCGGCGCACGCGGGCGCGGGGCCGACGCTCAGCGTGGCGACATGGTTCGGCCCGACGCCCGCGGACGCGCGCAGTGTCAAGTTCGTGTGGCAGCGCAAGGGAAAGGACTACATCTGCCCGTACCTGCGTTGCCTCCAATGCAACAGCGATCTCGTCTGGCGCAACTCGGACATCTCGGCCAGGCCTGCCCGCGAAGGCCTGGAGTGCACAAACGATGATTGCGGCGCCCGCGTTGACGGGAGTGTGCTTAGGCTGACCCGCGACAGCGCGCAGCGGAATCCCGCGCACGTCATGTTGACCACCACGGAGTCGCTCAACCGGCAACTGTCGGCACCGGGCAACCTCGTGGCATTCGGTGTGGTGCCGCCTCCGGGGACGGCGGGCGTTGCACCGCTCGCTGCGGTGTTGCTGGACGAGGTGCACACCTACGAGGGGCCGAGCGGCGCGCAGAACGCCATCCTGTTCCGGAGGCTCAAGCACCGTTTGCGCCGCGACCCCGTCTGGGTCGGGCTCTCCGCGACTCTGCGTGCCCCCGAGTCGTTCCTGGCCCGATTGGTCAACCTGGCGCCGTCTACCGTGCAGGCGGTGCACCCGCAGCCGAGCGAGATGGAAGTCACCGGCGCCGAGTACCTGGTCGCCCTGCGGCACAACCCGCATTCCCGGACAGGGCCGCTGTCCCTGAGCATCCAGTCGGCCATGGTGCTGGCCCGATGCCTGGACAATCCGGTTCGCGACCCCATGAATCCGGCCCTGTCGTCCGAGGGTGTCTTCGGCAGCAAGGTGTTCGTGTTCACCGACAAGTTGGACAGCACGAACCGGCTGTACTGGGACCTGTGCGACGCGGAAGGGCATGGCATCCCGTCGAGGCAGCCCACTTCCCTGGCACACCTGAGGTCAGCTGAACAGAGCAGGATGAAGGCAGACCTCCGAGAACCGGAGGATGCGCGCGACGAGACAGGTCAGCGTTGGTGGCTCCCCGACATCCTCGGCCATGAGCTCGAGGCCGACCGGTCACTGATGATCGGCCGGACCAGTTCGCAGGACCGAGGGGTGGCCACCTTGGCGCAGGTCGTGGTGGCCACGGCGACCTTGGAGGTCGGTTTCGACGACGACCAGGTCGGCGCGGTGATCCAGCACAAGGCTCCGCACGACGCCGCGCAGTTCCTGCAGCGCAAGGGGCGCGCCGGCCGAAGCGTGCAGACCCGGCCGTGGACCGTCGTTGTGTTGAGCGACTGGGGCCGTGACCGGCAGGCGTGGGACGCATATGACGCCATGTTCGACCCCGAGTTGCCGCCGCGCACGATCCCGGTGGAGAACCTCTACGTCCTGCGCATCCAGGCGGTGTACGCGCTGCTGGACTGGCTCGCGATGGAGTTGCGGTACAAGGAGCGGGAGTCGACCTGGACCGACCTATCAGGTTCCGCGGCCCAACTGTTCCCGAACAACGCCTCCGCACAGGCGGCAACCGAGAAGCGCCAGTTGCGACTGCAGGCCGAACTGCGCCAGCTACTGGAGAGCGGCACTAAGCGGAGCATGCTGCGCAGGCACCTGCAGCACGCCCTCGGACTCGGCCACGACGACCTGGCTGAGTCCATCGTGGACACTTTGTTGTGGGAATCGCCTCGCCCTCTACTGGTCGCGGTCATCCCGACGATGCTGCGCAGGCTCGAGGACAACTGGCAAGGCGAACCGGTCGGCATGGACAACGGTCTGCAAACCCGGACCCCGCTGCGCGATTTCGTTCCAGGCAACCTGTTCGACGACCTGTTGGTGCCGGATGTGGAGTTCACCGTGCCGGGACAGCGCGGGAAGAACGAGACCGAGCACTTGCCGGCGCTCCGCGCGTTGCGCGAGTTCTGCCCGGGGAACGTGAGCAGGCATTTCGGGGTCCACGCCGACAACAAGCGGCACTGGATCCCGCTGCCGACTCTGGCCCCCGGCGAACCACGGCGTCGGGTGGATGTGACCACGGCATACCAGGCTAGGTTCGTCGACCGCGTCGACACGGGTGACACCCCGGTCGATGTCTACTCGCCCGTGAGCGCGACACTCGAAGCAGTCGACCGCGACGTGAAGGACGCGTCGTCGATGACCCCGGACTGGGAGTTCCACGTCAGCAGACTCGGCTCGGGCAATGGGATCCGACTCGGTCGAGGTGCGGAGCGGCTGCTCGCGGAGATGACTGCCCACCTGCACGTTCAGGGTGGCGGCGTGCGCGCGATCCGGTTCGCGCGCACCGCGCACGGTACCCTGTGGAATCCCACTGCCGAGCCGGTTCAGCTCGAGTTCGGTATCGGCGGTGCCGAGTGGGTACCCGCCGCGATCGGTGTCGACCTGCACTGTGACGCGCTGGAGGCAGTGGTCAAGGTCCCCGTCGAACCCGGCGAGCCCACACCCACGGAGCGGACGACTAGGCTCCGGTACGCCGTACTCGTCGAGGCGGACCTGCCGAAGACTATGACGGTCTTCCACCGCGAGTCGCTGGTGAAGATCCTTGTGGCTGCGGTCCTCCACTCCCACGCTGGCGGGCCTGGTCTGCGTGAGAGCGAAGACTGGTCAATCGCGTTGATCTCGGCCGCTGCAACCCTGGGTATCGTCGGGAAGGCGCAAGACGACGCAACGGGTGCGGCGACCTGGCGGGAGTGGCTCACCGACCACGATGTCGTCGCGGCAGTGCGCGAGGCAGCTGCTGAGGTGCTCGCCGTCGACCGATCGCCTGAGTGGGTTGCCTGGTGGCGTCGCACTTACACGGTGACCGCAGCCCACTTGGTTCTGGACGCGCTGGCGGCCTGCTGCCCGGGCATCGATCCCGACGAAGTAGCAATTGACCTAGATCCTGAGCACGACGACCGGTTCTGGCTTTCGGAGCGCTCGCCGGGTGGCACTGGTCAGATCGAGGCATTCCAACGTGCACTGGCGCAGGACCCGAACGCGTTCAGCCGTGCACTTGAGGACACGATGCTGCCCAGTTCCGTGGAAATCGTCGACGAGCAACTGTCCGCGTTGTTGCGCGCACCGTCACCGGAGGTGTCCGCCAGCCTCGACGCACTGCGCCGAGCTTGGCGCAACGGGCACGAGGCGGTGAGCGATGCCGTGCTGGAGGTTGAGCGGGTCGCCCGAGAGAACGACATCGTGCTCGATGGCCCCGCACGCTCCACGTTGAGCACCCGGGTCGCAGGTCCCGGCGCGCACCCGGACCTGGTCTCCCGGCTCAAGTCTTGGTTGGAGTTGCGCGACCAGATCACCGATTCGGCCCAACTTGCGGTCGACCCGCAGACCTTCGGGGTGCTCGTTGCCGCAGACAAGAGCATCGACGCATTACTGCACCTCGGCGCGGAAACTGAGGAGGCCAGGCGGGCCAGGGCGGTGAGCAACGTGCTGTGGCCGTGGGGCACGGCACCCGGCTCGCCGTCGTCGCTGTACGGGACTGTGCCGGAGATCGCGCCGCACTTGATCCGCGAGCATGTCCGGCTCGCTCCAGACGTCGTCGAACTGTCCACTTGGGATGAGCAGACTCGCGTTTCGGTACACGCGTTGCTGGTAGACCTGGGCGAGGTGGTGTTGGCGGTGCGGCAGTCGGAGCGAGACCTGCTCCGATCGGTGCTGCTTGACTTGCAGACTCGGCCGATCGAGGTGGGCGCCCTGCTGGTGCACCCGGTGACCGTCGGGCTGCGCGAGAATACCCACTCTGTCGAGGTCCGCGTACTGCTGCGGGAGGCGCTGTGA
- the dpdK gene encoding phospholipase D-like domain-containing protein DpdK yields the protein MNRVVRKSRVQSSVEVFDLLIALFTAELVRPSKCLWLVSPWISNVDLIDNSAGTYPVLSRFGRRPIRLAEIVITLAARGTHVVVGTTTDKHNEAFEYQVRTLAEDLDVAHRVTIDNAPPRTRHAKAVTGDDYALAGSMNITFNGIHILEEDVELKTDPAYVAQARMDAYSRFGGLL from the coding sequence GTGAACCGGGTCGTCCGGAAGTCGCGGGTGCAGAGTTCAGTTGAGGTCTTCGACCTGCTGATCGCCCTGTTCACCGCCGAGTTGGTGCGGCCGAGCAAGTGCCTGTGGCTGGTATCGCCGTGGATCAGCAATGTGGACCTGATTGACAACTCGGCAGGCACCTACCCGGTGCTGTCGCGGTTTGGGCGCCGCCCGATCCGGCTCGCCGAGATCGTGATTACGCTCGCCGCACGAGGCACCCACGTGGTCGTCGGCACCACGACCGACAAGCACAACGAGGCGTTCGAGTACCAGGTACGGACGCTGGCTGAAGACCTCGATGTCGCGCACAGAGTGACGATTGACAACGCCCCGCCCCGGACCAGGCACGCGAAGGCGGTGACCGGAGACGACTATGCGCTGGCCGGGAGCATGAACATCACCTTCAACGGCATCCACATCCTGGAAGAGGATGTGGAGCTGAAGACCGACCCGGCCTACGTCGCGCAAGCCAGGATGGACGCGTACAGCCGGTTCGGAGGGTTGCTGTGA
- the dpdD gene encoding protein DpdD, translated as MINADELRQCAGDLSVYRAFQDSFEVLIEEQLRKLTGTPGEWVVIPLHEREPKGFYLVSADLEGQRRGREVLDAFLGPTTAALASTRLGKLQLIDGQLMAAGARHLTYVRRVAEQQKLVDRVRTAVSTVTSNDARPRPTLVPHLHRLRDFRLALLQHNAAEASAALADLRLSGQLSAENLRFLTVELHGRLGRWSELRQLPYFRDLLKARRPRAINELLLEMIWQVDIAALGADRSLTEIAAEADLISQFGTVIGAVDVPGSALGRKVAVIAAATAGDERRLARILEATTLDERQDLDRLLARHEVTPPSVSLDANLHELLAGGQFSNVIHAYLENPEPGTSIAAVHAVLDSNDTEHAAAVLTEIERFRAAGRLPALTRRTKQDLDSLRGLIESTCSDWGAWLRRVAVGPWPDAERILRASHHDWPELTTLTAAEAERAAEDLLEAATVTNQERVVAALDLLCLAAARAAASPHLAQFCELVLDVLASQQNVSGPVRHAYLDLLGNILESGPSPERYANAVLGAGKLWAKIAAPSVVDWAIDLVDLLMDTSVPERGALISVVSAVLGQIRDFPAERLSLRQRTEIDHLAEHAGLPTTSAPVPTSGADTVWSNLAEREIGIYTLQTGAVGHFRERLQRMQVPKTVTVTGNSDKVATPTLRALVARADYMIVDTWHAAHAATDAIDEVLPRDQQLLPQGRGVSGYIRVLEDALSRQVMSSRGYPETS; from the coding sequence GTGATCAACGCGGACGAGTTGCGCCAGTGCGCGGGCGATCTCAGCGTGTACAGGGCCTTCCAGGACAGCTTCGAGGTGTTGATCGAAGAGCAGCTCCGAAAACTCACCGGGACGCCCGGTGAGTGGGTCGTCATCCCGCTGCATGAGCGCGAGCCCAAGGGTTTCTACCTGGTGTCGGCCGACCTCGAGGGACAGCGCCGCGGCCGGGAGGTGCTCGATGCGTTTCTCGGACCGACGACGGCGGCGTTGGCGAGCACCCGGCTGGGCAAGCTGCAATTGATCGACGGACAACTTATGGCCGCTGGGGCAAGACACCTGACGTACGTTCGCCGGGTCGCCGAACAACAGAAGTTGGTGGATCGGGTCCGGACCGCAGTGTCGACCGTAACGTCGAATGACGCACGGCCGCGCCCTACCCTGGTTCCCCACCTGCACCGGCTTCGAGATTTCCGCCTCGCCTTGCTGCAGCACAACGCAGCGGAGGCGAGCGCTGCGCTGGCGGATCTCCGGCTCAGCGGGCAGTTGAGCGCGGAGAACTTGCGGTTCCTCACGGTCGAATTGCACGGGCGCCTCGGCCGCTGGTCGGAGCTGCGGCAGTTGCCCTACTTCCGCGACCTGCTCAAGGCCCGCAGGCCGCGTGCGATCAACGAGCTCCTGCTGGAGATGATCTGGCAGGTCGACATCGCTGCGCTAGGCGCTGACCGGTCGCTGACAGAGATCGCCGCCGAGGCTGACCTGATCTCGCAGTTCGGCACGGTGATCGGCGCAGTGGATGTGCCCGGTAGCGCGCTCGGCCGCAAGGTCGCGGTGATCGCCGCTGCCACGGCGGGCGACGAGCGGCGACTCGCCCGGATCCTTGAGGCGACAACTCTTGACGAACGCCAGGATCTCGATCGGTTGCTGGCACGGCACGAGGTCACGCCGCCCAGTGTGAGTCTGGACGCGAACCTGCACGAACTGCTTGCTGGTGGCCAGTTCAGCAACGTCATCCACGCGTATCTCGAGAACCCAGAACCGGGTACCTCTATCGCGGCGGTGCACGCTGTCTTGGATAGCAACGACACTGAGCATGCGGCGGCGGTTCTTACGGAGATTGAGCGTTTCCGGGCAGCAGGTCGATTGCCCGCGTTGACGCGTCGCACCAAGCAGGATCTCGATAGCTTGCGAGGGCTCATCGAGTCCACTTGTTCGGATTGGGGTGCGTGGCTGCGTCGAGTGGCGGTCGGTCCCTGGCCGGATGCCGAGCGCATCCTGCGGGCCAGCCACCATGACTGGCCTGAGCTAACGACGCTTACTGCTGCCGAGGCCGAACGGGCTGCGGAAGATCTGCTCGAGGCAGCCACGGTCACCAATCAGGAACGAGTCGTCGCTGCGCTTGACCTACTTTGTCTGGCGGCGGCACGCGCGGCGGCCAGTCCGCATCTGGCGCAGTTCTGTGAACTGGTGCTCGATGTGCTCGCGAGTCAGCAGAACGTGAGCGGACCGGTCCGTCATGCCTACCTGGACTTGCTCGGCAACATCCTGGAGAGCGGTCCGTCCCCCGAGCGCTACGCGAATGCAGTGCTAGGCGCGGGCAAGTTGTGGGCGAAGATCGCTGCCCCCAGCGTGGTTGACTGGGCTATAGATCTGGTTGACCTGCTGATGGATACCTCGGTGCCGGAACGCGGAGCGTTGATCAGCGTCGTCAGCGCCGTGCTTGGACAGATCCGGGACTTCCCCGCGGAACGGCTGAGCCTGCGGCAGCGAACCGAGATCGACCACTTGGCTGAGCACGCGGGCCTACCCACGACGTCGGCTCCCGTACCGACCAGCGGAGCCGACACCGTTTGGTCAAATCTCGCCGAACGCGAGATCGGCATCTACACCCTTCAAACTGGGGCTGTCGGTCACTTCCGCGAGCGACTGCAGCGGATGCAGGTTCCCAAGACAGTGACAGTGACCGGCAACAGCGACAAGGTAGCGACCCCAACGTTGCGAGCACTGGTCGCCCGCGCGGACTACATGATCGTGGATACCTGGCACGCCGCCCATGCCGCAACCGATGCGATCGACGAGGTGTTGCCGCGCGATCAGCAACTGCTCCCACAGGGCCGTGGTGTGTCTGGATATATCCGGGTATTGGAGGATGCGCTGTCGCGGCAGGTCATGAGCTCTCGGGGGTATCCAGAGACTTCTTGA